The Spiroplasma apis B31 genomic sequence AACAAAAGAAACTACTCACCAATCAATCAAGAAAAACTTGTTTAGCCTTTCAGAAGAAGAAAGAAAAAATTTAAGTATAGAAAATTTGCCTACAGATTTAAAAGAAGCACTTAATTTTTTTAGAAACTCGGACTTAATTAAAAAAGTTTTTGGAAATGATATTATTGATAAATTCATAACTATCAAAGAAAAAGAATGAAAAGATTACGTTTCAGAAATAACAGACTGGGAAATTAAAAAGTACTTTAACTACTATTAAAAAATGCTAATCATTTTATTGATTAGCATTTTTTATTATTTTGATTTAAATATTTTTTAAAATTGTTTTTTAAACAAATTTATTAAAGTTAGATATATATCATCTAAATCATAACCCAGAATACCCGCATCATTTTTTATAAGATCATAACCACAATCTTTAGCCATTTTGTAAATTTGGTCACAAGTAACTTTCTTATTTTTGTCTTTACCATAAATGATTTCTAATGTATCATAATTATCTAAATAATCAATAGCAAGTCAAGAAACAACAGTGCTATAAAAAAGCTCTTTACCTTTTTTTGATAATTTATTAAAGTTTCTATAAAGAATTTCAAATAAGCGAGTAGAATCAAACTTTGTATCAAAATTTAAAAACTCCTCATTTATAATTTTATATTCGTTTGATATTTTATCTGTTCGTTTTATTATTCGAAAAGTTTCTAGTACATCTAAGTATTGTCTAATTGCTGAAAGACTAACTATTCGCATTTTCTTATCGGTTGGTGTAATTTTAATTCCATTACATACTAGACTATATTGATTGTCTATATACTTTTCTACTTTTATGAAAGGTATGCGTTTACTTGATTCTATAGATGTAAAATTCAAATAAGTCTTATCTATTATTGTTGTTATCTTAGTTTTGACGTTTCAAAATTTATAATCCTCTTTATCTTTAAATAAGTTAAGAATTCTTTGTACTTTATTCAATTTCATAAATATCATTAACCAATATCTTAGCTAACTTTGCACTTCGATCATCTATCATTTTAAAATCAAAGTGGTCAATATCAACTAAGCTTTCGTTTTTATTTGTGAAAGGTATTTTAGCTAACCTTGAATCACTTGCAATATAATTATTAACTTTTATTTTAAAGGGAGAGTTACTTAATTCTGAATTATTTTTAGAATCCAACAATAAAAGATTACCAATTCTATTTAAAAATGCAGCGTGCTTATCTTTTAATTCTTGTCTGTTAAGGTTTTCTTTTTCGTTTAACATTTCTCACCACTCCTGATTTGGAGTTTTAGGCATGATATGTTCTACTGTAGATACTTTAAATATAACTTCTTGACAAGCTTTTGTACTTAAATTTAATCAGTAATTTTCTAGTCTTTTTAAAAATATTACTTTCATGTAATTATTTTGTACATCCCTATTTTTTAATGAATCGATCGCAACGTCTTTTGAAGGCAATTTATTTTCCAACGGTATTAGTAGATGTTCATTTTCTTTAGTTATTTTTGTTTTTCCTGCAAATCATTCTTGTAAATGTTGAGGTAAATCTTGCTTGAAGTTAGAATAATTTTCAAAAAGTTTTAAATATCTTACCAATTTTATCATAACAGCGCCTTTTAATGATTGACCTGTACCTTTAACTTGCAATAACATAATAAATCATCTTTCTATTTGGAATAAACATTTTTCAAGAAGTTGCTCATTAAATAGATGTAGTTTTCGTTCAGCAGAGCTTCAAGAATTGTCAGAAAAAACATCAAATAAATAGAATAAACATATTGAGAAGTCTTTTTCGTCTATGTTGGAAAGAGTTGTTCTAAACTTATAAAACTCACTTGTAATATTTTCATAATCTTTAACTAATTTCACATTTTTATAAATATAAAAATAACGACCTATCTCACTGCAGATAGAGGCGTACTTATCAAAAGTAATATTTTTTTCATTGTAAAACTTTTTAAAAGCTTTTAATAAACTTTTTTTATTTTGTTTTAGATCAATGTTTGTTGTACCTTTAAGCGCAATCTTATAAGTCAAAAAGTTGAAAAAGAAAGCCTCATATTTTTTATTTTGTTCATCTTCTTTACCTTTGAATTTGGGAACTAAACTCAAATTAAAATACTTGTTGTACTCATCTACAACTCTTTTTGAATTTTCCTTAAATACTTTTTGATCGACCATATTATAAATATAATTTTTCAACATATCAAAAGTATCTAAATCTTTTCCTTTCGAGTTAAGATTCTCGAATACTTCCATTTCGTTTATATCATCATCATTAAACCTTATACAAGAGACAATAAAATTATTTGCATAATAATTATATATATCCAAATTTTTTTCTATGGTATAGTTTTTAAACACACTGTAAAAATACTCATAATTTGTTATAACTTGACTTCGTGTGAGTAGCTTCAAATCATTTTTAAACTTGGATGCAATATTATATCCTGTAAGAACCTTATATAAACTGTATATATTATTTTCTGATGTAGAAGTACTATTCTCATATTTAATTTTTATTAAGGCATCTGAATGTAAATCATTTATTTTGTAATCAAATAAGTCTGTTAACTCTGTTGGAATGGATTCAGAAAAATCATCCAGTTCTTTTTGTTTATCTTTAATAACATCAAATATAGCTTTAAAAAGTATTAATGAGGTTGTTACACGTTGTTGACCATCCATTAATCTTACTTCTTTTGTAAAGTTACCAACTTGGCTAGGAAACATTCTACATGCCATCGTTCCAAAATATATTTGTTCATTTGAATCTTTTTTATCAAATAACTGCTCAATTAGTTCTTCACACTCTTCTTTAGTTCATCGGTAGTCCCGTTGATAAGTAGGTATGAAAAAACGTATCTTGTTATTTAAAACGAAATCTCCAATAGATAATTTCTCTGTAATTATTTGATTATTCTCATAATCAAAATCTTTTTTGTCTTTTAAATTCTTCGCCAGTTTGCAAGTATTATAATAAATATCATCATCACAATCCGGCAAGTTTATTTTTGTGTCTTCAAAACTATAAATAATAAAATGTAAAATTTTACGTAAAGTTAAAATGAAATTTACCTTTGAGGTAAATGATAATTGATATTCAACATAAGATAAATCATTATGATGCACACCTACACTTCTTATAGAGTTTAATCATTTGAAAGACGCTAAAATATTTGAGGGTAAGGCATCACTTTTTTTGAGTTTATAAAATAAGTTAAAATTATTTATTAACTCTCCTAATGTTTTTTTTATTCTTTCTTCTTCATTCATCACTTGTTTTAAAAGTTTTTCTAACAACTTAGCTGAATCTACTTGTAAAGTATATTTGTCATCACTTAAAAGACTATCTTCGATAATAGATATTTTTTCATAAACTCATTTGTATTTATGATAGTCTTTCAAAAATTCAAAGTTTTTACTAATCATTTTTAGAATCTCCTCTTTTTTTAATTATTTTGTTAAAAATTGCTACTAAGACATTCACAACTATGGAATTTCCAGCCTGCCTATACAGAACTTCTTTTTTTAAAAAATCATTTTGAAAAATTTTATCTACATCAGCTTCGTGAAAACCCATTAGCAGGTACGCCTCTCTTGGTGTTATAAATCTATACCGCGCTTTTTTTCCTCCACCTAATTTTGTACTTTTCAGATCTATGTTTCCTGCATTAGGGTGCCGGTCTTGTTTAGTTGTTATTGTGCTACAATGAGTTAAATAATATTTATTATCCACTTCATAATATTTATACTTAGCTTGTTGCTCGCGAGAGTTTTTTTTTGTTTTTCTAAGTGTAAATAATAATCTATTGTCATCATACATACGTTTTCTACTAACGGTCCTGTTTGGTATTGCTTTTAGAGCTTCATTTTTATCATTAACATTATCGTAATCAATATGTAAAAGCTCATTTAACTTACGTGAAATATTAATCTCACTTGATATATCTTTTGGTTTATTTTTTTCCGTTATGTATCCATTTTTTTTAAATGTATCATGAAAAACACCATCATCGGCATCCCTTACACTTAGAGCATAAACTCTTTCCCGAGATTGGGGGACACCATACTCTAAGGAATTTAAAACGTAAGTTTGTGTTTTGTATCCAAGACTAGATAAAAACTCAAGTCATTCTTCATAATCTTTTCTATGTCTTTTAGAAATCATATTTTTCACATTTTCTAGTAATAAATATTTTGGTAGTTTTTTTATATCATCAAGTTCAATTAATAATCTTTCTATTTCTCACAATAATCCACTTCGTGTATTTGAACCCTTGGCCATACCTTGGTTAAATCCGTGGAAACTACCAGCAACACTAAGATCTTGACACGGGAAGGAATAAGTTAACATTTGAAATTCATCAATGTTCTTTATCAAATCTTCGCCTTTAATTTTTGTAATGCTGCCTTGATTTTTAGAATTAACAATAGAACTATAAAGAAGTTCTTTTACATTTCTTTGTAACCCAATAACGTTTTTTGGTGACATAGGTTTTTTAGAATCCCTTGAGTGTTCAAACTTCAGAAGAAACTCATCTAATTCATCTTCACTCAAATTCTTAGCTATATTTTTATTGTTATGATGAATTGCGTTATAACTAATGTTTGCTCAAATATCTCATTCACTAGTTCCAGCAATTTCAAATTGATAATCATTTTTTAAATATTCTTTTAAAATGGAGATGGCTTTGTGTTGTGCGCCAATTCCTGCAAATGTTTCAAATACTCTTATTTTATTCATAAAAAAAATTACTCTATCTAGAAAGAGACTGCGATCTCTTATGAGAGTAATTATAGTTTTTTTTTTTTTTTTTTGCAAGAGGTTAGCAATTGAAATTGCTTTTTTTATTTAATTTCCAAAGTATATTGAACTTTATTTATTAGTTTTCCATCTTTTAATATTTGTACTTGCTTACTGTTATGGACTTTATCAACTATACCTACTAATTGCTTTAAGTCTTCTTTTAATTCTGCCAAATCTTTTGATTGATATATAACAAAGGTTTTGAAATTTTTTGTATCTTCCATCTCTAACTGATTTTTTTGTTTCATATTTTCATTTGTGGTTCAACCGTTTGGTGACTCCCAATATAAAAATTTATTTTTATAGTCGTAGCTATTTCTATGACCATCTTTAGTTAACGCTGTCTCAGAACTACAATCAATTAGCAACTCGTTGTTAAGACATCTTACAATACCTTTATTTTGTGTATCAGATGTAAAAGATTGCATATTAACCATTTTTCCTAGCAATGCTTTTGCTTGATTAACATTTAAATATATATTTTTGAATGATTCAATACTTTCATCGACAATGTTGTTTAATAAACTTTTATCATTTTTTAGCTTATATTTTATTAAATATGTAAGCTCTTTTATAAAAGCCTTATTATCATCTTCAAAAATACTTTCTAAAGCTTTTTGAACATCGTCATAAAGAGGATTAGATTTGTTTATGCTATAAAAATAACTGTTTAAAAATAGAAAGTTTATTCTACTATTTGAAACAAACTTTTTATTTTCAAGAATGTAATAAAAACCTTCCAAGACTTCTCTTAAATTTATATAAGAGAACTTTTTAAATATTGTTAGACGGTTACGATTTTCTTTAAAGAAAGATCTCATTTTGTAAAAGCTTATTATATTGATACCATAATCATTAAAGAACGACTCGTAGTCTTCGAAAATTCCAGTAACATAACTTTCCATAATCTCATGATATAGATTATTGGACTCAAATGTTTTTAACTTTGAGATCAAGTCTTGCTTAATATATTCGTCCATTATAATTCTTGTGTTTCCTGGT encodes the following:
- a CDS encoding DUF262 domain-containing protein, which codes for MISKNFEFLKDYHKYKWVYEKISIIEDSLLSDDKYTLQVDSAKLLEKLLKQVMNEEERIKKTLGELINNFNLFYKLKKSDALPSNILASFKWLNSIRSVGVHHNDLSYVEYQLSFTSKVNFILTLRKILHFIIYSFEDTKINLPDCDDDIYYNTCKLAKNLKDKKDFDYENNQIITEKLSIGDFVLNNKIRFFIPTYQRDYRWTKEECEELIEQLFDKKDSNEQIYFGTMACRMFPSQVGNFTKEVRLMDGQQRVTTSLILFKAIFDVIKDKQKELDDFSESIPTELTDLFDYKINDLHSDALIKIKYENSTSTSENNIYSLYKVLTGYNIASKFKNDLKLLTRSQVITNYEYFYSVFKNYTIEKNLDIYNYYANNFIVSCIRFNDDDINEMEVFENLNSKGKDLDTFDMLKNYIYNMVDQKVFKENSKRVVDEYNKYFNLSLVPKFKGKEDEQNKKYEAFFFNFLTYKIALKGTTNIDLKQNKKSLLKAFKKFYNEKNITFDKYASICSEIGRYFYIYKNVKLVKDYENITSEFYKFRTTLSNIDEKDFSICLFYLFDVFSDNSWSSAERKLHLFNEQLLEKCLFQIERWFIMLLQVKGTGQSLKGAVMIKLVRYLKLFENYSNFKQDLPQHLQEWFAGKTKITKENEHLLIPLENKLPSKDVAIDSLKNRDVQNNYMKVIFLKRLENYWLNLSTKACQEVIFKVSTVEHIMPKTPNQEWWEMLNEKENLNRQELKDKHAAFLNRIGNLLLLDSKNNSELSNSPFKIKVNNYIASDSRLAKIPFTNKNESLVDIDHFDFKMIDDRSAKLAKILVNDIYEIE
- the dcm gene encoding DNA (cytosine-5-)-methyltransferase — translated: MNKIRVFETFAGIGAQHKAISILKEYLKNDYQFEIAGTSEWDIWANISYNAIHHNNKNIAKNLSEDELDEFLLKFEHSRDSKKPMSPKNVIGLQRNVKELLYSSIVNSKNQGSITKIKGEDLIKNIDEFQMLTYSFPCQDLSVAGSFHGFNQGMAKGSNTRSGLLWEIERLLIELDDIKKLPKYLLLENVKNMISKRHRKDYEEWLEFLSSLGYKTQTYVLNSLEYGVPQSRERVYALSVRDADDGVFHDTFKKNGYITEKNKPKDISSEINISRKLNELLHIDYDNVNDKNEALKAIPNRTVSRKRMYDDNRLLFTLRKTKKNSREQQAKYKYYEVDNKYYLTHCSTITTKQDRHPNAGNIDLKSTKLGGGKKARYRFITPREAYLLMGFHEADVDKIFQNDFLKKEVLYRQAGNSIVVNVLVAIFNKIIKKRGDSKND